A portion of the Clostridium gelidum genome contains these proteins:
- a CDS encoding sugar ABC transporter ATP-binding protein gives MSDSNIVLEMKGISKIFPGVRALSNVDFTLEKGEIHTLMGENGAGKSTLIKVLTGVYEINEGTIILKGKEIKISCTQEAQSYGISTVYQEVNLCANLTVAENIYIGREPMKNGSIDWKKMNEGATKLLQERLNLKIDVKKVLNNYSVAVQQMVAIARAVDISKGILILDEPTSSLDENEVQQLFKIMKKFKQEGMSIIFVTHFLDQVYEVSDKITVLRNGELVGTYDADKLSRIELVSKMIGKDYGEIEKSTRIKKESNNIKRDNLIQINNFGRVGTINSFNMEIKKGEILGFAGLLGSGRSECARAIFGIDKSTSGSITINGKKYSYIYPQKAIEEGLGFCPEDRKIEGIVGDLTIRENIILALQANRGIFKYLPMKKQQEVAQKYIDLLKIKTPSMEQKISNLSGGNQQKVILARWLATEPKLLILDEPTRGIDIGAKGEIMELILALAKSGMTILFISSELSEVVKCCDRVIVLRDRNIIGELSGDEIEESNIMKTIAGGAN, from the coding sequence ATGAGTGATTCTAATATAGTTTTAGAAATGAAGGGGATAAGTAAGATATTCCCTGGGGTTAGGGCTCTTTCAAATGTTGATTTTACTCTTGAAAAGGGAGAAATCCATACGCTTATGGGAGAAAATGGAGCTGGAAAATCAACTTTAATAAAGGTGCTTACAGGAGTTTATGAAATAAATGAAGGAACAATTATACTTAAAGGAAAAGAAATAAAAATCTCATGTACACAAGAAGCTCAAAGCTATGGAATAAGTACTGTTTATCAAGAAGTTAATTTATGTGCAAATTTAACAGTTGCTGAAAATATATACATAGGTCGTGAGCCTATGAAAAATGGAAGTATTGATTGGAAAAAGATGAATGAGGGTGCAACGAAATTACTACAAGAGAGACTGAATTTAAAAATAGATGTAAAAAAAGTATTAAATAATTATTCAGTTGCAGTACAACAAATGGTAGCGATTGCACGTGCAGTAGATATTTCAAAGGGAATACTAATACTTGATGAACCAACATCAAGTTTAGATGAGAATGAAGTACAACAATTATTTAAAATTATGAAAAAATTTAAACAAGAAGGAATGTCAATAATATTCGTTACTCACTTTTTAGATCAAGTATATGAAGTCTCAGATAAGATTACAGTTCTTAGAAATGGAGAATTAGTTGGAACATACGATGCTGACAAGCTTTCTAGAATTGAATTAGTTTCTAAAATGATAGGTAAAGATTATGGTGAAATAGAAAAGAGTACAAGAATAAAAAAAGAAAGCAATAACATAAAAAGAGATAATTTAATACAAATCAATAATTTTGGTAGAGTTGGAACAATAAATTCATTTAATATGGAAATCAAAAAAGGAGAAATTCTTGGTTTTGCAGGACTTCTTGGATCAGGTAGAAGTGAATGTGCAAGAGCAATATTTGGAATAGATAAATCCACTAGTGGAAGTATAACTATAAATGGAAAGAAGTATTCATATATATATCCTCAAAAAGCAATTGAAGAGGGACTTGGCTTTTGTCCAGAAGATAGAAAAATTGAGGGAATAGTTGGAGATTTAACTATAAGAGAGAATATAATATTAGCCTTACAAGCAAACAGGGGAATATTTAAATATTTACCAATGAAAAAACAACAAGAAGTCGCACAAAAATATATAGATTTACTTAAAATTAAAACTCCTAGTATGGAGCAAAAAATAAGTAATTTAAGTGGTGGAAATCAACAGAAAGTAATTTTAGCTAGATGGCTTGCAACCGAGCCTAAACTTTTAATTTTGGATGAACCAACAAGGGGAATAGACATTGGAGCAAAGGGTGAAATAATGGAACTTATACTAGCATTAGCTAAGAGCGGCATGACTATTTTATTTATTTCCTCAGAACTTTCAGAAGTTGTTAAGTGCTGTGATAGAGTAATAGTACTTAGAGATAGAAATATTATAGGTGAATTATCTGGAGATGAAATAGAAGAATCAAACATAATGAAGACTATAGCAGGAGGTGCAAATTAA
- a CDS encoding ABC transporter permease, with protein sequence MEKKKEKNIFRKFYGAKIFWPAGSLIVLLLVNFIMTPSFLSITMKDGHLFGNTIDILNRAAPLILISIGMTLVIATQGIDISVGSIIAISAALSATVIVDGGSVPLAILVGIVSGILCGAWNGFLVSYIGVQPMVGTLILYIVGRGIAQLITGGQVLTFTNESYIFIGTGYLLLPVAIFIALIVALIMYTLIRRTALGLFIESIGVNSNSCKFAGIQSKKVVFSLYVICGMLAGIAGIILCANIKSADANNVGLWLELDAILATVIGGTSMSGGRFYLGGTVIGALFIQTLTTTIYSLGVAPEITLVVKAIVVIVVCIIQSPEFRKMLNMKKKEKVSLKEKEVIRL encoded by the coding sequence ATGGAGAAGAAAAAAGAAAAAAATATTTTTCGAAAGTTTTATGGTGCAAAAATATTTTGGCCAGCCGGAAGCTTGATAGTCTTACTTTTAGTTAACTTTATTATGACACCAAGTTTTTTAAGTATAACTATGAAAGATGGACATTTATTTGGTAATACAATAGATATATTAAATCGTGCAGCACCCCTTATTCTTATATCTATAGGAATGACACTTGTTATTGCAACTCAAGGAATTGATATTTCAGTAGGTTCTATAATAGCAATAAGTGCAGCATTATCCGCAACAGTCATAGTTGATGGTGGTTCTGTACCACTAGCTATATTAGTAGGAATTGTTAGTGGGATATTATGTGGAGCTTGGAACGGATTTTTAGTTTCGTATATAGGAGTTCAACCCATGGTTGGAACGTTAATTTTGTATATAGTAGGTAGGGGAATTGCTCAACTTATAACTGGAGGTCAAGTATTAACTTTTACTAATGAATCTTATATATTTATAGGGACTGGATATCTATTACTTCCAGTAGCAATATTTATTGCACTTATAGTTGCACTTATTATGTATACATTAATAAGAAGAACGGCACTTGGATTGTTTATAGAATCTATAGGTGTTAACAGTAATTCATGTAAATTTGCAGGAATTCAATCTAAAAAAGTTGTATTTTCGCTTTATGTTATATGCGGAATGCTTGCAGGTATAGCAGGTATAATTCTATGTGCCAATATAAAGAGTGCAGATGCTAATAACGTAGGATTATGGTTAGAACTTGATGCAATACTTGCAACTGTTATAGGAGGAACTTCTATGTCAGGAGGAAGATTTTATCTTGGAGGTACTGTAATAGGAGCTCTATTTATTCAAACATTGACAACAACAATTTATAGTTTAGGAGTTGCACCAGAAATCACATTAGTGGTTAAGGCTATAGTTGTTATAGTTGTATGTATAATTCAATCTCCTGAATTTAGAAAAATGCTCAATATGAAAAAGAAAGAGAAGGTTAGTTTAAAAGAAAAAGAGGTGATTAGATTATGA
- the yjfF gene encoding galactofuranose ABC transporter, permease protein YjfF has protein sequence MNKSIEKNGLLKINKDYIGIYTTIGLFIGLFLIGSVMYKGFFSIQVFTNLFIDNAYLIVVAIGEAVVIITGGIDLSVGAMIAFVSMITASLLQKGVNPFLVMIIVLIVGIIFGTVQGFLIQKFKLHPWIVTLAGMFFARGASYVISIDTIIIDNPVFTKISSIRIPIAPGAFISINVVVSLLVVAVAAYMLKFTKFGRTIYAIGGNENSAKLMGLPTDRTKILVYTFSGFCSALGGLLFTIYTLSGYGLHCNGMEMDAIAACVIGGILLTGGYGYIIGPLFGVLTTGIIQSLIMFDGTLNSWWTKIAVGMLLFLFIALQRIIVIRDEKQKVPIPVS, from the coding sequence ATGAATAAATCCATAGAAAAAAACGGATTATTAAAAATAAATAAAGATTATATTGGAATTTATACTACAATCGGATTGTTTATTGGATTATTCTTAATAGGCTCAGTTATGTACAAAGGATTTTTTTCAATACAAGTATTCACAAATTTATTCATTGACAATGCATATTTGATAGTAGTTGCAATTGGTGAAGCTGTAGTAATAATAACTGGTGGAATAGATCTTTCAGTAGGAGCTATGATAGCTTTTGTGAGTATGATTACTGCAAGTTTATTACAAAAGGGAGTAAATCCATTTTTAGTAATGATAATAGTGCTTATTGTGGGAATAATTTTTGGAACAGTTCAAGGATTCTTAATTCAAAAGTTTAAATTGCATCCATGGATAGTAACCCTTGCAGGTATGTTCTTTGCAAGAGGGGCAAGCTATGTAATAAGCATAGATACAATAATTATTGATAATCCTGTATTTACTAAAATTTCATCAATTAGAATACCGATAGCACCAGGAGCATTTATATCAATTAATGTAGTAGTAAGCTTATTAGTTGTAGCTGTAGCAGCTTATATGTTGAAGTTCACAAAGTTTGGTAGAACAATATATGCTATTGGAGGTAACGAAAATTCAGCTAAATTAATGGGATTGCCAACTGATAGAACAAAAATACTCGTATATACATTCTCAGGATTTTGTTCAGCCTTAGGTGGATTATTGTTTACAATATACACACTTTCAGGATATGGTCTTCACTGTAATGGAATGGAAATGGATGCAATAGCAGCCTGCGTAATAGGTGGAATACTATTAACAGGAGGTTATGGATACATTATAGGACCATTATTTGGTGTCCTTACAACAGGAATTATACAAAGTCTTATAATGTTTGATGGAACACTAAATTCTTGGTGGACTAAGATAGCAGTTGGAATGTTATTATTCTTGTTTATAGCATTACAAAGAATAATTGTTATTAGAGATGAAAAACAAAAAGTACCTATACCAGTAAGTTGA
- a CDS encoding response regulator transcription factor: protein MWKLVVADDEPKIRRGLEKILNWNEFNIEIVGEAEDGEIALEVIKEKNPDIILLDINMPFLNGLNLLQKLKDINNKSIVIIISGYDDFLYAQKALQLNVFDYILKPVNKNSMEEIIMKAVDKLNEIEKETHYLEWVNKQLNENVDALKKTFFSEWLNNELSDEQVLKEMEFFNIDFGKNIGLMVIKLVDKLNIEIMDKKWNTELLEFAIANLLNDKFKEANIKFIFADDKKNIILVNKIDDMLEWIALGNQLEVEISKYLKCNVIIEQANVSSGILKIKDIYLNIINRINEKKKFSPMALLIIKYIEENYYSNDLNINDISDKLEVTSSYLSKLLKKETGSSFIDYLTNIRIKKAMYIMEDTTIKIYDVAELVGYSNQHYFCRAFKRVVGFSPTEYKRGK, encoded by the coding sequence ATGTGGAAACTAGTTGTTGCTGATGATGAACCTAAAATCAGAAGGGGACTTGAAAAAATATTAAATTGGAATGAGTTTAATATTGAGATAGTAGGAGAAGCAGAAGATGGTGAAATTGCACTAGAGGTAATTAAAGAAAAAAACCCTGATATTATTTTATTAGATATAAACATGCCATTTTTAAATGGGTTAAATCTGTTGCAGAAGTTAAAAGATATTAATAATAAGAGTATTGTAATTATAATAAGTGGATATGATGATTTTTTATATGCACAAAAAGCATTACAACTCAATGTTTTTGATTATATTTTGAAACCAGTAAATAAAAATAGTATGGAAGAAATAATAATGAAAGCAGTCGATAAACTTAATGAAATTGAAAAGGAAACCCATTACTTAGAATGGGTGAATAAACAACTAAATGAAAATGTTGATGCGTTAAAAAAGACTTTTTTTAGTGAATGGTTAAATAATGAGTTGAGTGATGAACAAGTATTAAAAGAAATGGAGTTTTTTAATATTGATTTTGGAAAAAACATAGGTCTTATGGTTATAAAACTTGTGGACAAATTGAATATTGAAATAATGGATAAGAAATGGAATACAGAATTATTGGAATTTGCAATTGCTAATTTATTAAACGATAAGTTCAAGGAAGCAAATATAAAATTTATTTTTGCTGATGATAAAAAGAACATAATATTAGTCAATAAAATAGATGATATGCTTGAGTGGATTGCTCTTGGTAATCAATTAGAAGTAGAAATATCAAAATATTTAAAGTGCAATGTGATAATTGAACAAGCAAATGTATCAAGTGGAATTTTAAAAATAAAAGATATTTACTTAAATATAATAAATAGAATAAATGAAAAAAAGAAATTTAGCCCTATGGCACTACTTATAATTAAATATATAGAAGAAAATTATTATTCAAATGATTTAAATATAAATGATATTTCAGATAAATTGGAAGTGACATCTTCATATTTAAGTAAACTATTAAAGAAAGAAACCGGTTCATCATTTATTGATTATTTAACCAATATAAGAATAAAAAAAGCTATGTATATTATGGAGGATACTACAATCAAAATTTATGATGTTGCAGAACTCGTGGGATATAGTAATCAACATTATTTCTGTAGAGCTTTTAAACGAGTTGTTGGTTTTTCTCCTACGGAATATAAGAGAGGAAAGTAA
- a CDS encoding cache domain-containing sensor histidine kinase has product MNNIKSYFMNKSMSYKLILYFFIVILAVTITTTTLGNLLYKNSINHSQNENTNQIIKQINNSMESYVNNTENIINYMSTDPRILKFFDDNKLDTDNVEDDAYKPIYNFIKFNPEIAGIMIVNTNGGYISDVMNKVSRDSLIYEDWYEKSYNEPEKIHLFTKPMGRNIDNIFRYSADEVFSVSKAVVDYNTKEIKGVILIDIKLDVIKSFIENSKPGTAGFIYIIDSDKNIVYTPVNNIVYRINNDWIENINDEIIIKSINGENYQLTKVSSKYTGWETIGVFPESEGLRVIEYIRYYSLVISIVALIIAVGLVALFTRSIVKPIQKLKQLMKKAQEGDLTVSFNVKYIDEIGELGSSFNTMVKEIDNLINLVQIEEKNKRIAEMNVLQAQIKPHFMYNTLDTIRWMAEEHNEQDIVEIIESFTNLLRISLSKGKEIISVKEELNHVQSYLTIQKIRYEDKLDYEIDFDENIFNYKLIKLILQPLVENAIYHGIKEKRGNGKILITGKIKENMLCFTVSDNGKGIEEDLLNKINRMLTNSSEKEAEIGYGIFNVNERIRLIYGDEYGLTYKSIYGEGTSVELRHPMIK; this is encoded by the coding sequence TTGAACAATATAAAATCATATTTTATGAATAAAAGTATGAGCTATAAGCTTATATTATATTTTTTTATTGTAATTTTAGCAGTAACAATTACAACAACAACTTTAGGAAACTTACTATACAAGAATTCTATAAATCATTCACAAAATGAAAACACTAATCAAATAATAAAGCAAATAAATAATAGTATGGAGTCTTATGTAAATAATACAGAAAATATAATTAATTACATGTCTACTGATCCTAGAATATTAAAGTTTTTTGATGATAACAAGTTGGATACCGATAATGTAGAAGATGATGCTTATAAGCCAATATATAATTTCATTAAGTTCAATCCGGAAATAGCTGGAATAATGATAGTAAATACTAATGGTGGATACATAAGTGATGTTATGAATAAGGTATCAAGAGATTCGTTAATATATGAAGATTGGTATGAAAAATCATATAATGAACCGGAAAAGATACATTTATTTACCAAACCAATGGGAAGAAATATTGATAATATATTTCGTTATTCTGCTGATGAAGTTTTTTCAGTATCTAAGGCAGTTGTAGATTATAATACCAAAGAAATCAAGGGTGTAATCCTTATTGATATAAAATTGGATGTCATTAAAAGTTTTATTGAAAATTCAAAGCCAGGAACAGCTGGTTTTATATATATTATAGATAGTGATAAAAATATAGTATATACTCCTGTTAATAATATAGTTTATAGAATTAATAATGATTGGATAGAAAATATTAATGATGAAATAATAATAAAAAGTATAAATGGAGAGAATTATCAATTAACTAAGGTTTCATCAAAATATACAGGTTGGGAAACCATAGGCGTATTTCCTGAAAGTGAAGGACTACGCGTAATAGAATATATAAGATATTATTCTCTGGTTATTAGTATTGTAGCACTAATAATTGCAGTAGGGCTAGTAGCACTCTTTACAAGATCTATAGTAAAGCCAATTCAAAAATTAAAACAATTGATGAAAAAAGCTCAAGAAGGAGATTTGACAGTATCTTTTAATGTTAAGTATATTGATGAAATAGGTGAACTAGGAAGTTCGTTTAATACTATGGTAAAGGAAATTGATAATCTTATAAATTTAGTGCAAATAGAAGAAAAGAATAAAAGAATTGCTGAGATGAATGTCCTTCAAGCTCAAATTAAGCCACATTTTATGTATAACACATTAGATACAATAAGATGGATGGCAGAAGAACATAATGAACAGGATATAGTGGAAATAATAGAGTCATTTACTAATTTGCTTAGGATAAGTTTGAGTAAAGGAAAAGAAATAATAAGCGTAAAAGAAGAATTAAATCATGTACAAAGTTATTTGACTATACAGAAAATAAGATATGAAGATAAGCTAGATTATGAAATTGATTTTGATGAAAACATATTTAATTATAAATTAATAAAATTAATATTGCAGCCATTAGTCGAAAATGCAATTTATCATGGGATTAAAGAAAAAAGAGGAAATGGAAAGATTTTAATAACAGGTAAGATTAAAGAGAATATGCTGTGTTTCACTGTAAGCGATAATGGAAAAGGAATAGAAGAAGATCTATTAAATAAAATAAATAGAATGCTTACAAATAGTAGCGAAAAAGAAGCAGAAATAGGATATGGAATTTTTAATGTAAATGAGAGAATACGACTTATATATGGGGATGAATATGGACTAACATATAAAAGTATTTATGGGGAAGGAACTAGTGTAGAGCTAAGGCATCCAATGATTAAATAG
- a CDS encoding substrate-binding domain-containing protein: MKIKNNIVYIIGIFTISTIIVGIYLYSTSFNKSDVFIIGMSQSNLYEPWRINMNKEIEEQAKKHSNIKIIYKDAGGDEEKQKKDIQDLINFGSDLLIVSINDSKQLTQTVKKAYESIPVILLDRSVEGDDYTLYIGSDTKSIGLQAGELVVKLAGNNNIKVIEVQGMLNSSSDEEITNGFKNSISKYKNIVIDRTIVANWQKNEAQDKIEAILKESSDVDIIFAHSDYMALGAYYAKLGTKANSAKIIGIDGLEGRDGGIELVKNGMFQGTFTCKTGGKEAVEYALKILNKKEDIPKKVILEANKITKESLKN, translated from the coding sequence ATGAAGATTAAAAATAATATAGTATATATAATTGGAATTTTCACAATTTCAACAATAATTGTAGGAATATATTTATATAGTACAAGCTTTAATAAATCTGATGTATTTATAATTGGAATGTCTCAATCTAATCTCTATGAACCATGGAGAATTAATATGAATAAAGAAATAGAAGAACAAGCAAAAAAACACAGTAATATAAAAATAATTTATAAAGATGCAGGTGGAGATGAGGAAAAACAAAAAAAAGATATACAAGATTTGATTAATTTTGGATCGGACTTATTAATAGTATCCATAAATGACTCTAAACAATTAACGCAAACTGTAAAAAAAGCATATGAATCTATACCAGTTATATTATTGGATAGGTCAGTTGAAGGTGATGACTACACATTATATATAGGATCAGACACTAAATCTATAGGATTGCAAGCCGGAGAATTAGTAGTGAAATTAGCGGGGAACAATAATATAAAGGTTATAGAAGTACAAGGAATGCTTAATTCAAGCTCAGATGAAGAAATAACTAATGGATTCAAGAATTCCATTAGTAAGTATAAAAATATTGTTATTGATAGAACTATTGTAGCAAATTGGCAAAAAAATGAGGCGCAAGATAAGATAGAAGCAATATTAAAAGAAAGTAGTGATGTAGATATAATATTTGCACATAGTGATTATATGGCATTGGGTGCATATTATGCTAAATTAGGTACAAAAGCTAACAGTGCTAAGATAATAGGAATTGACGGGCTTGAAGGCCGTGATGGTGGGATAGAACTCGTTAAGAATGGTATGTTTCAAGGAACTTTTACATGCAAAACAGGAGGAAAAGAAGCTGTAGAGTATGCTCTTAAAATACTAAATAAAAAAGAGGATATTCCCAAAAAAGTTATATTAGAAGCCAATAAGATTACTAAAGAAAGTTTAAAGAATTAA
- the araA gene encoding L-arabinose isomerase encodes MIKLKNYEFWFVTGSQPLYGPEVIDQVSDNTKKIVEGLNSKNLPYKIVFKTVATNSDSIRKVCNDANTAENCAGIITWMHTFSPAKMWIHGLIELRKPLLHLHTQFNKEIPWGTIDMDFMNLNQAAHGDREFGYIGARLDIARKIVVGHWTDASVAADIAKWMAPAVAVTEGRSIKVARFGDNMRDVAVTDGDRIEAEIKFGWTIDYYGVGDLVESMTKVTEGQIDGLMAEYKSLYDIDPKASIDSIREQAKIEIGIRTFLDSKGYTAFTTNFQALHGLKQLPGLAAQHLMAEGYGFGAEGDWKTAALLRAMKIMAEGKGTGLMEDYTYNLDSENGLILGAHMLEICPTLAATKPVIEVHPLGIGDKEDPARLVFKGASGPAVAASLIDMGNRFRLIVNSVDCVEVTEDMPNLPVASVLWKPQPSLKEGAKAWIIAGGAHHTSFSFIVDEEQLVDWADMVGIECVLINNDTKLSTFKNELKFASVAWK; translated from the coding sequence ATGATAAAGTTAAAAAATTATGAATTTTGGTTTGTTACAGGAAGTCAACCTCTTTATGGTCCTGAAGTAATAGATCAAGTATCTGATAACACTAAAAAAATTGTTGAAGGGTTAAATTCAAAGAATTTACCTTATAAAATTGTATTTAAAACAGTTGCTACTAATTCTGATTCAATCAGAAAAGTATGTAATGATGCTAATACTGCTGAAAATTGTGCAGGTATAATCACTTGGATGCATACATTCTCACCAGCTAAAATGTGGATTCATGGTTTAATTGAACTTAGAAAGCCATTACTTCACCTTCATACTCAATTTAATAAAGAAATTCCATGGGGAACAATTGATATGGACTTCATGAACTTAAACCAAGCAGCTCATGGAGATAGAGAATTTGGATATATTGGAGCTAGACTTGATATAGCTCGTAAAATAGTAGTTGGTCACTGGACAGATGCTTCTGTTGCAGCTGATATAGCTAAGTGGATGGCTCCTGCTGTTGCTGTTACTGAAGGACGTAGCATTAAAGTTGCTCGTTTTGGAGATAACATGAGAGATGTTGCAGTTACTGATGGTGATAGAATTGAAGCTGAAATCAAATTTGGTTGGACTATAGATTATTATGGTGTTGGTGATTTGGTTGAATCAATGACTAAAGTTACTGAAGGTCAAATTGATGGACTTATGGCTGAATATAAATCATTATATGATATAGATCCTAAGGCTTCTATAGATTCAATTCGTGAGCAAGCTAAAATTGAAATTGGTATAAGAACTTTCTTAGATTCAAAAGGATATACTGCTTTCACAACTAACTTCCAAGCACTTCATGGATTGAAACAACTTCCAGGACTTGCTGCTCAACATTTAATGGCTGAGGGTTATGGATTTGGTGCTGAAGGAGATTGGAAAACTGCTGCACTTCTTAGAGCTATGAAAATCATGGCTGAAGGAAAAGGCACAGGTTTAATGGAAGATTATACTTATAATCTTGATTCTGAAAACGGACTAATTCTTGGTGCACATATGCTTGAAATTTGTCCAACACTTGCTGCAACTAAACCAGTTATTGAAGTACATCCACTTGGAATTGGAGATAAAGAAGATCCTGCTCGTTTAGTATTTAAAGGAGCTTCAGGTCCTGCAGTTGCTGCTTCATTAATAGATATGGGTAACAGATTCCGTCTAATTGTTAACAGTGTTGATTGTGTTGAAGTAACTGAAGATATGCCTAATTTACCAGTAGCAAGCGTTCTTTGGAAACCACAACCATCATTAAAAGAAGGTGCTAAAGCATGGATTATTGCTGGTGGTGCTCACCATACTAGTTTCTCATTCATAGTTGATGAAGAACAATTAGTAGACTGGGCTGATATGGTTGGTATCGAATGTGTATTAATTAATAATGATACTAAACTTTCAACTTTCAAAAATGAATTAAAATTTGCTAGCGTTGCTTGGAAATAA
- a CDS encoding ABC transporter substrate-binding protein produces the protein MKFKKMFALMASTVLCVGMLAGCGGSTTATSSAAGSTASGSSSAKKVIGFAQVGAESGWRTAETDSIKTIPTLDPNIDLKFSDGQQKQENQIKAIRSFIAQKVDIIALDPVVETGWDTVLKEAKDAKIPVVIVDRKVTVSDESLYKCFLGSDMVEEGKKAAQVIIDKFGKDAQLNIAELQGTVGSTAMVGRQQGFNDTIKDCKNYKIIKSQTGDFTRAKGKEVMEAFLKSDGDKINVLWAHNDDMAVGAVQAIEEYGKKPGQDIFIVSVDGIKDMFELMAAGKSNAIIECNPLLGPQLLEVSKNILDGKEVERSIKSKESQFLQKDAATELPNRKY, from the coding sequence ATGAAATTTAAAAAAATGTTTGCACTAATGGCGAGCACAGTATTATGTGTGGGTATGCTTGCAGGATGTGGAGGATCAACTACAGCAACTTCAAGTGCAGCAGGGTCAACAGCAAGTGGTAGCTCATCAGCTAAAAAGGTAATAGGATTTGCACAAGTTGGTGCAGAAAGTGGTTGGAGAACTGCAGAAACTGATTCTATAAAAACAATTCCAACTTTAGATCCTAATATTGATTTAAAATTCTCTGATGGTCAACAAAAGCAAGAGAATCAAATAAAAGCAATAAGATCATTTATTGCACAAAAGGTAGATATAATTGCTTTAGATCCAGTTGTTGAAACAGGATGGGATACAGTTTTGAAAGAAGCTAAGGATGCGAAAATTCCAGTAGTAATTGTTGATAGAAAAGTAACAGTTTCAGATGAATCACTTTATAAATGCTTCCTAGGTTCAGATATGGTGGAAGAAGGTAAAAAAGCGGCTCAAGTTATAATAGATAAGTTTGGAAAAGATGCACAACTTAATATAGCAGAACTTCAAGGAACTGTTGGATCAACTGCTATGGTTGGAAGACAACAAGGATTTAATGATACAATAAAAGACTGTAAAAACTACAAAATCATAAAATCACAAACTGGTGACTTCACTCGTGCAAAGGGTAAAGAAGTTATGGAAGCTTTCTTAAAATCAGATGGAGATAAAATAAATGTATTATGGGCTCATAATGATGATATGGCAGTTGGAGCTGTTCAAGCCATAGAAGAATACGGTAAAAAGCCAGGACAAGATATATTTATAGTTTCAGTTGATGGTATTAAAGATATGTTTGAATTAATGGCTGCTGGTAAATCAAATGCAATTATTGAATGTAATCCATTGCTAGGACCTCAATTATTAGAAGTTTCTAAAAACATATTAGATGGTAAAGAAGTAGAAAGATCTATAAAGTCTAAAGAAAGCCAATTCTTACAAAAAGATGCTGCTACTGAATTACCTAATAGAAAATATTAA